The Chryseobacterium shigense genome segment GCTGGAGAAGGGCAATTCCTTTTTCAATATTTTCTTCCAGGCCGCTTAAGGTGATCAGAAGCTGGTCATTTGTTGTTTTAAAATCATTGCTGATCCCGACCTTGAAAAATTCTTTCTTTAAATTCTCAGGCGAAAGATCTTCGGTTCCTAGATACTGCAAAAGCTGTGTGGAAATTCCGAGATCCCTGTCATGATCACTCCCGAAAGAGAAAATGAAGTGCACCTGCGCAATATCATTGTATTTATTGCGGACAAAGCTCAGTTTTTTATCCTTTATCGTATCTGTAACGATTTCTTTCTCATAATCAATGAATTCAGGCTGTATATCTTCTGTTTTTTCTGCAATAATTTCCTTTAAAAACTCAGACTGGGCATCACGGTTTATTTTAATAGGGGTAATTCCCGGGTTTTCAACTCTTAGCAATTGGTCATTAACTCCTTTTTCCTTATCAATAATCACATAATTGTCCTTAAAAAAAGAATTGGCAAAATCTACCACATCTTCTTTGGTAAAGCTCTGGTATACGCCCAGTTCATTCAATTCCTGTTCCCATAATCTTCCCTTGATATAGGCATCGTAAAGATTAGTGGCTAAACCATCCGCCGTTTCAAGCCCTTTCAGGCGCTGGAGCTTAAAATCACTGATGATTGCAGGAAGCATCCAGTCCGGAAAATCTCCTTTTTTAATCAGCTCCAGTTGTTCCAGAACCATATTTTTCGCTTCATCTAAAGTTTGTGTTTCCTTCGGAACTGCTACAATAGAAAAATAACCGTACTGCTTCAACCCTACAGAAAAGGCCTGTGCCCAAAGCATTCTTTGAGTCTGGTTGATATTCAGATCCAGTAAACCGGCTTCACCTCTGTTGCTGAGAATATTGGCAGTAATATCTGCCAGCATTGCCTCCCGGGTGCCATAGCTGTCCGTTCTCCAGGCTAACTGAACCCGTGGAGTTGTAGGACTTTTTACCGTTCTTTTTACAATTTCAGTTAAAGGCTGCTCAATTACAGGCGTTTTTTTCGGAAGCTCTCTGTACGGAATTGTCCCAAAATACTGTTCAACAAGCTGAATCGTTTCCTCAAAATCCAGATCTCCTACCAAAACCATGGCATAATTATTCGGAACGTAATATTCATCAAAATATTTATGAATAGCCTTCATGGAAGGGTTTTTCAGATGTTCCGGTCTGCCTAGTGTTGTTTGCTGTCCGTTTGGATGTGTTGGAAAAAGAGCGCTCATCAGCTCATAATTCACAAGCCTTGAATCATTATCCTGAGCCCTGTTGAATTCCTCATATACAGATTCAAGTTCTGTATGGAAAAGGCGAAGCACAATCTCTGAGAATCTTTCCTTTTCTATTTTGAGCCATTTTTCAAGCTCATTATTGGGAATGTTATTTTTATAGACCGTTTCATCAAACCAGGTATGGGCATTTGTCCCGCTGGCTCCAAGTGAGGAAATAGCTTTATCATATTCGTTGGCAATCGCATACTGGCTGGCTTCCTGGGAAATACTGTCTATTTTTTTGTAGATTTCCTTCTTCTTATCAGGATCCGGTTCTGCTTTATGTTCTTCGTACAGGGCAGAAATCTGGTCAAGAAGCCCTTTTTCCTTCTCCCAGTTCTGAGTTCCTATTTTTGAAGTCCCCTTAAACATCATGTGTTCAAGATAATGGGCCAAACCGGTATTATCAGCAGGATCATTATTGCTTCCCGTTCTCACGGGAATATAGGTCTGAATCCTGGGTGCATCAAAATTCTGGGCAAGAAAAACCTTCAAACCGTTTTTTAAAGTATAGATTCTTACCTTA includes the following:
- a CDS encoding M16 family metallopeptidase, with the protein product MIDKRYKETVHTDKNNYEYITISNDENKVRIYTLKNGLKVFLAQNFDAPRIQTYIPVRTGSNNDPADNTGLAHYLEHMMFKGTSKIGTQNWEKEKGLLDQISALYEEHKAEPDPDKKKEIYKKIDSISQEASQYAIANEYDKAISSLGASGTNAHTWFDETVYKNNIPNNELEKWLKIEKERFSEIVLRLFHTELESVYEEFNRAQDNDSRLVNYELMSALFPTHPNGQQTTLGRPEHLKNPSMKAIHKYFDEYYVPNNYAMVLVGDLDFEETIQLVEQYFGTIPYRELPKKTPVIEQPLTEIVKRTVKSPTTPRVQLAWRTDSYGTREAMLADITANILSNRGEAGLLDLNINQTQRMLWAQAFSVGLKQYGYFSIVAVPKETQTLDEAKNMVLEQLELIKKGDFPDWMLPAIISDFKLQRLKGLETADGLATNLYDAYIKGRLWEQELNELGVYQSFTKEDVVDFANSFFKDNYVIIDKEKGVNDQLLRVENPGITPIKINRDAQSEFLKEIIAEKTEDIQPEFIDYEKEIVTDTIKDKKLSFVRNKYNDIAQVHFIFSFGSDHDRDLGISTQLLQYLGTEDLSPENLKKEFFKVGISNDFKTTNDQLLITLSGLEENIEKGIALLQHWMYDVKPDQEIYKQFVETVLENRQATKKDKNRIMTALTNYTKLGNISRYTDIISKEELENSHAEVFTDRMKNLFKYPYQVFFYGKDLEGFKNYIGKYVDHESYQIPQPKQYPEPETSGHVYFMNYDMVQMEMSKVGKGYEVDPSNFGKINVFNEYFGRGLSSIVFQEIRESKSLAYSAYVSYAANAELGHPDYITTYIGTQPDKLQTAVSTMSELMNELPDVPIQFENAKNAALKQIASTRITRNNIFFNTLRLKKLGIYHDFRKDIYGQIENLKFEGLKEFYQTKISPIHFNTAIIGKKENLDMNAVNEMGTFKELTLEEIFGH